The nucleotide window TTCTTGAACACGTACATGTCAGCGCCGCAGGGATTATCGTCGGTTGATCCTACGGCCCGTGTCTCCGTTGCCTGCACCAAACTTGGCGAAGACCCAATTCCACAGTGCCGTTGACACGGCAATCGTCGCCATCCAGATCAAGGCCAGGGTATAGGGTGCGAGAATCCAGGCCACAGCCAGCCATTCCAGTACGCCTGCCGTAGAACGAAAGCCCACGATCATCGCTGCAAGAACTGCGTGAGGTACTGTCAGGCAGTATTGACCCCCGGCCGCATCTGCGTCCGGGGGTTGCGTCGCTGTTAGGTGGGAAGGACCGCCAACAGAACGGCACCCGCGCGCGGAGAAGGCAAGATGCACAAAAGGCGGCTGCGCTCGTAGGTAGTAAGGCCCACGGTTATAGGGTGTTACAGCTATCCTCGCCCATCAGGTCTTGACTCGGCAGAGGTCGCATTCGTTAAATTTCGTCAGGACGAGTTATCAGACCGGCCCGGCATATCGCCGGTCACAGACAGCATGTACCTCAACAACCGCCGACCTTCCCTATCCCACACAGCAGAGGGCCAAGTAACGGGGGCAGACAAGGATGCGACGCAGCGACCGCGTGCTGGAGTACGTGCGGAAGATGACCCGTCAACACCCTGCAGGCGTTACTGCGGAGCAGGTCGCCGAAGCGCTCGGGCTGGCCAGGTCCAATGCGAGCGCCGACCTGAATGCGCTTTGGAAGGCCGGCCGGCGCGAGAAGAGTCCGGGCAGGCCGGTGCGCTACCGGCCCGCCGGCGGCAGCGTGCCGGTGGCAGCCGGTCCCGCCATCCGCCCGCCGGCGGCGGCCACCCCGGGCCACGAAGTCCCCCCGGAGGATCCCTTCCAGGCCCTCGTCGGCTGGAAGGACAGCCTCGCGTCCGCGGTCAAGCAGGCCAAGGCGGCGGTCCTGTACCCGGGCGGCGGGCTGCACACCCTCATCTGCGGCCCCACCGGCGTGGGCAAGTCCCGGCTCGCGGAGCTGATGTTCCAGTTCGCCTGCCAGGCCGGGGCGTTCCAGCCCGGTGCGCGGTTCGTCACCTTCAACTGCGCCGACTACGCCACCAACCCGCAGCTGCTCATGGCCCACCTCTTCGGCGTGAAGAAGGGGGCCTACACCGGCGCGGACCAGGACCACGTGGGCCTGGTGGAACATGTACACGGGGGCATGCTCTTCCTGGACGAGGTCCACCGCCTTCCCCCCGAGGGCCAGGAGATGCTCTTCCGGCTCATCGACAAGGGGCTCTTCCGTCGCCTCGGCGAGACGGAGATGGAGCGGACCTCCCGCACGCTGATCGTCTGCGCGACGACCGAGCGGGTGGATTCGGCGCTCCTCAGGACCTTCACCCGCCGGATCCCGATGGTGATCAACCTGCCCTCCCTGGCCGACCGGACCCTGCGGGAGCGGCTCAAGTTTCTGAAGCGCGCCTTTCGCGCCGAGGCCCGGAAGATGGGCGTGCCCCTCCTCATCCGGGCCAACGCCCTGCAGCACCTGCTACTCTACGACTGCCCGGGCAACGTCGGCCAGCTCAACAGCGACGTGCAGCTGGCCTGCGCGCAGGCCTTCCTGCGCTACCTGAACGACCACAAGGTGCCGGTCAGCATCGGCCTGGACGTCCTGCCGGACCACGTGAAGCGGCAGGTCGTGGCCGTGCGCCGGCACCACGCCGAGATGGAGGAGCTGCTGGCTGCCTACCCCGGGGGCATGGAGGTGCACCCGGCGGACGCCCCCGTACCAGAAGAACCAGAGGCCAGCCTGCCCAACTTCTACGAGATGATGGAGCGGGAGACCCGGCGCCTCGCTGGGGCGGCGCAGAGCCGCGAGGCGATCCAGCAGCACCTCACCGCTACCGTGGAGGCCCACTTCCGCCAGTTCCTGAGTACGGTGCAGCGCCGGTACGAGGCCAACCGCCAGGAGCTGACGGCCGTCGTGGACGCCGAGGTGCTGGCGGCCGTGGAGCAGGCGGTCGCCTACGCCGAGGGGCGCCTCAGGCGCGTGATGCCCATGCGGGTGGTCTTCGGTCTGGCCCTGCACATCAACGCCGCCCTGGAGCGGATCCGCCTGGGCATGACCGTGCCCTACCCGCCGACGGAGCCCATCCGGGCCGAACACCCGGAGGAGTACGCCGCCGCCGTGACCATGGTCCGCATGCTCTCTGAGCGGCTGCAGGTCAGCCTGCCGGAGGGGGAGGCCGCCTACATGACGCTCTTCATCCGGGCGGACGAGGAGGCCGCTGGCGCCCGCCGCATCGCCCTGGTCGTGGCCTGCCACGGCCAGGGGATCGCCCAGGGGATGGCCGACGTGGCGGAGCACCTGGCGGGGAAGGTCGGCGTGATCGCCCTGGACATGCCGCTGGACGGCAACCCGGACGACGTGCTGGACAAGCTGGTCACCGCGCTCCGGCAGGAGAGCTACGCCGGCGTCATGCTGCTGGTGGACATGGGTTCGCTCTCCTTCCTCGCCGAGAAGCTGCAGTACGCCACCGGCCTGCCGGTGCGGGTCATGCCCATGGCCACCACGATCCTCCTGATCGAAGCCATCCAGCAGGTGCAGCTGCCGGGGGTCACGCTGGACGAGGTCTACGACGCCGTGGCCGAGGGGCAACGCAGACTGCTCGCCATGCAGGCGGGCAACGACAACCAGGCGTCCGCCGTGATCACCTGCTGCTTCACCGGTGAGGGGAACGCCACCCTGCTGCAGCAGGTGGTGCAGCGGGCCATGCGGGCGCGCGGCCACTCGGTGGCCGTACTGGCGACCAGCATCCCGCCCAGCGGCGACTGGGAGCGCATGTTCAAGACGCTCCTGCAGGGGCGGCGCCCGCTGGCGGTGGTGGGTCCCGTCAACCCCGGCATCCCCGGGATTCCCTACTTCGCGAGCGTGGAGATCCTCACCCAGGCAGGCCAGGACCGCCTGGCCGCGCTGGTCGAAAGCCGGGCGGCGCCTGCGGGGCCTGAGGTGCTGATGGCCGATGACCCGCCGGCGGAGGACCTGGCCCGGACGCTGGCCACGGGGGTCGAGGACGACTTCGTCTTCACCAACCCCCACACCCTCTTCCCCGAGGTGGCACGCACGGTGGACGCGCTGGCGGCCGCGGCCGGGGCCCAGCTGCCCGGCGACATGCGCGTGGGCCTCGTCATGCACCTCGCCTGCCTGGTGGAGCGGCTGGCGGGTGAGCGGGACCGGGCGCAGGACCCTGCCCCGGTGAGCCCCGAGGTGGCCGGCCTGGCCCGTTGCTTGGCGCCCCTGGCCCAGCGCTTCCGCATCCGGTTCGGCGCTGAGGACCTGTTCCGCTTACGTGAAGTGTTGCACAATACACTGTGCGCGACAGATTAAGTGTAAGAGTATTCCTAGTGTATCGTTGTGTATCGCTCAGTGTGGTTTGGGACGTCGAGCCCGCCTGGCAAGCCGATTTGCGAACCCGACCTCGCGTTGGCACGGAACGTGCTAACAGAAGAGGTCGGGTTCGCTGCTTGATGCCCCGGGGTGAGTTCACAGGCGACCGCGTCGAGAGGGGGGATCCGCACCGCAGCAGTTTCCGCGGCCCCGTCACAGATCAACACGACTGAGGAGTTGAGCAACCCGTGGTGCGTATTCTGCTGGTTTGCGCTGCAGGCATGTCGACCAGCCTCCTGGTCCAGCGGATGCAAAAGGCGGCAGCCGCCCGAAACCTGGACGTAAAGATCGAAGCCCACGCCGCGCCCGAATTTGACTCCTGTTACCGGGAGTTCGACGTGATCCTCGTCGGTCCGCAGCTGCGTTTCCGCAAGGCCGACTGGGCCCCTTTGGCCGCAGAGGCCGGCATTCCCCTGGACGTGATCAATCCGGTTGACTACGGGATGGTTAACGGCGAGAAAGTCCTCGACACGGCGTTGAAGCTGGCTGCTACGAAGGAGTAGGAGGAAGCGGCCTATGAAGTTCTTCGACTTCCTTGAGAACAAGCTGATGCCGGTCTTCGCCAAGATTGCGACCCAGCGGCACATTTCGGCCATCCGTGACGGCGTGATCGTGTCGATCCCGTTCACCGTGATCGGCGGATTCTCGCTCATCATCGCCAACCCGCCCTTCGACCCGAACAGGACCACCGGCGGCTTCGCCCGGGCCTGGCTCGACTTCGCCACCACCTACAAGTTCAACCTCTCCATGCCTTACTACATGACCATGGCGATCATGTCGCTCTTCATCGCCATGGGCATCGGCTACAGCCTCGCCCGGCACTACAAGCTCAACCAGCTGAACGGCGCCGTGCTTTCGGCGATGACCTTCCTGCTGATGGCCGCGCAGGCGCTGAACGTGGACGGGGTGGGGCGCGTCCTGCCGGCCACCTACCTCGACGGTACCGGCATCTTCACGGCCATCATCGCCGGCATCCTCTCCGTCGAGGTCCTCCGCCTCCTGAAGGTGCGGAACTGGACGATCCGCATGCCCGACGGCGTGCCGCCCGCGATCGCCAACTCCTTCGACTCCCTGGTTCCCGCCTTCGTCCTCGTCATTCTCACCTTCCCGATCACCCTGGTGCTGAAGAGCCTCACCGGCGTGCCGTTCCCGCAGATGATCATGAACGCGTTCAAGCCGCTGGTGGGCGCGGTCGACAGCCCGTTCGGCGTCTTCTTCTCGGCGCTGCTGGCCCAGCTGCTCTGGTCCGTCGGCATCCACGGCGCCTCCACCGTCCGGGCCGTCATCCTCCCGTTCAAGCAGGCCAACCTGGCCGCCAACGCCGCCGCCCACATGGCCGGCGAGGCGATGCCCCACATCTTCACGCCGATGTTCTGGTCTGCCTTCATGACCATCGGTGGCTCCGGCGCCACGCTGGCCCTGGTCTTCTTCTACCTCAAGTCCCGGTCGACGCAGCTCAGGTCCACCGGCAAGCTGGCCCTGCTGCCTGCGATCTTCAACATCAACGAGCCCATCATCTTCGGCACGCCCATGGTCTTCAACCCGACCATGTTCATCCCGTTCGTTCTCGCCCAGCCGATCTGCGGCGTGATCGCCTACTACGCCACCAAGCTGGGCCTGGTGGGCCGCATCTTCGCCGACGTGCCCTGGACCACCCCCGCACCGCTGGGCGCCATGATCGCCGCGGCCGACTGGCGTGCGGCCGTCCTGGTGCTGTTCCTGGCGTGCGTGGCGGGCGCCATCTACTACCCGTTCTACAAGGTCTACGAGCGGCAGCTGCTCAGGCAGGAGGCGCAGGCCGGCGCTGCCGAAGCAGAGCGGCCCGCCCCTTCGGTTGCTGACTAGGTAGGTTCCCCCGGGAGGCATTCATCTTGGACACAGTCGATGTTGAAACCGTCGCCATGCAGGTGATCCTGGCCGCCGGTAACGCCCGGTCCGAGGCGTACGAGGCGCTCCGCCTCGCCAAGCAGGGTGACTTTGCGGCAGCCGAGCAGCGCATGGCGAACAGCCAGCGGGAGCTCAGCGTCGCCCACAAGATCCAGACCGAGCTCATTCAGGCCGAGGCAGCAGGTCGACCGACCCCGCTGGGCCTGCTGATGGTGCACGCCCAGGATCATCTGATGACGGCCATGTCGGAGCAGCTCTTGATCCAGGAGATCATCGATCTGCACAGGCGCCTGCAGGAGCGCCAGTAGCATGCGTCCAGCGCCGCCCCGGCTCGCCACCCGGGCCCGGGCGAACAACCGCAAGGAGATGATTGTCGATGTCTGGGCTCAAGATCGCCATCTTCGGCGGTGGTTCCAGCTATACCCCCGAGATCATTGAAGGGTTTATCGTTCGGCATGCCACGCTGCCCGTCCGGGAGATCCACCTGGTGGACATCCCGGCCGGCCGGGAGAAGCTCCAGATCGTCGGTGCGCTGGCGCAGCGCATGGTGAGGAAGGCCGGGCTGGACATCCGCATCGTGCTGACGGAGGACAAGGACGCTGCCATCGAGGGCGCCGACTTCGTGACCACGCAGCTGCGGGTCGGCCTGCTGGAGGCCCGCATCAAGGACGAGCGCATCCCCCTGAAGTACGGTACCATCGGCCAGGAGACCAACGGCGCCGGCGGCATGTTCAAGGCGCTCCGCACCATCCCCGTGGTGCTGGACATCGCCCGCCGGATGGAGCGGCTGGCGCCGGGCGCGAAGCTGATCAACTTCGCGAACCCCTCGGGCATCGTCACCGAGGCGGTGTTGAAGCATTCCAAGGTCGACGTGATGGGTCTCTGCAACGTGCCCATCGGTATGAAGATGAACATCGCAAAGCTCCTGGACGTGGATCCCAGCCGGGTGGACATCGACTTCGCCGGCCTGAACCATCTGGTGTGGGGCCTGAACGTCCGTTTGGACGGAAAGGATGTCAAGAAGCAGGTCCTGGCCGGCCTCGCCGACGACCGGAACTTCACGATGCGGAACATCCGGCCGATCAGGTAGCCGGAGGGTCTGCTCGAGGCCCTGGACGCCATCCCCTGCCCCTACCACCGCTACTACTACATGCACGACGAGATGCTCGCCGAGGAGATGCAGGACGCCGCCCCGGGCGGCAAGGGCACCCGCGGCGAGGTCGTCAGGCGGGTGGAGGCGGAGCTGTTCGAGCTCTACAAGGACCCGAACCTGGACGTCAAGCCCCCGCAGCTGATGCAGCGCGGCGGCGCCTACTACTCCGACGCGGCGTGCGAGCTGATCAACTCCATCTACAACAACAAGATGGACGTCCACGTCGTGAACATCCGGAACAATGGCGCCAACGCCGACCTGCCCGACGACGTCTCCATTGAATGCAACGCCATCGTGGGCAGCTTCGGCGCCAGGCCGATCACCGTCGGGCGGTTCCCCAGGCACCTGGTGGGTCTGCTGCAGCAGGTGAAGGCCTACGAGGAGCTGACCGTCGAGGCCGCCGTGACCGGCGACTACGACACCGCCCTCCGAGCTCTGCTGGCGAACCCGTTCATCCCCGGCATCAAGGTGGCCAAGCCCCTGCTGGACGAGATGCTGGCGGCCCACGCCGAGTACCTG belongs to Symbiobacterium terraclitae and includes:
- a CDS encoding sigma-54-dependent transcriptional regulator, with protein sequence MRRSDRVLEYVRKMTRQHPAGVTAEQVAEALGLARSNASADLNALWKAGRREKSPGRPVRYRPAGGSVPVAAGPAIRPPAAATPGHEVPPEDPFQALVGWKDSLASAVKQAKAAVLYPGGGLHTLICGPTGVGKSRLAELMFQFACQAGAFQPGARFVTFNCADYATNPQLLMAHLFGVKKGAYTGADQDHVGLVEHVHGGMLFLDEVHRLPPEGQEMLFRLIDKGLFRRLGETEMERTSRTLIVCATTERVDSALLRTFTRRIPMVINLPSLADRTLRERLKFLKRAFRAEARKMGVPLLIRANALQHLLLYDCPGNVGQLNSDVQLACAQAFLRYLNDHKVPVSIGLDVLPDHVKRQVVAVRRHHAEMEELLAAYPGGMEVHPADAPVPEEPEASLPNFYEMMERETRRLAGAAQSREAIQQHLTATVEAHFRQFLSTVQRRYEANRQELTAVVDAEVLAAVEQAVAYAEGRLRRVMPMRVVFGLALHINAALERIRLGMTVPYPPTEPIRAEHPEEYAAAVTMVRMLSERLQVSLPEGEAAYMTLFIRADEEAAGARRIALVVACHGQGIAQGMADVAEHLAGKVGVIALDMPLDGNPDDVLDKLVTALRQESYAGVMLLVDMGSLSFLAEKLQYATGLPVRVMPMATTILLIEAIQQVQLPGVTLDEVYDAVAEGQRRLLAMQAGNDNQASAVITCCFTGEGNATLLQQVVQRAMRARGHSVAVLATSIPPSGDWERMFKTLLQGRRPLAVVGPVNPGIPGIPYFASVEILTQAGQDRLAALVESRAAPAGPEVLMADDPPAEDLARTLATGVEDDFVFTNPHTLFPEVARTVDALAAAAGAQLPGDMRVGLVMHLACLVERLAGERDRAQDPAPVSPEVAGLARCLAPLAQRFRIRFGAEDLFRLREVLHNTLCATD
- a CDS encoding PTS sugar transporter subunit IIB, whose protein sequence is MVRILLVCAAGMSTSLLVQRMQKAAAARNLDVKIEAHAAPEFDSCYREFDVILVGPQLRFRKADWAPLAAEAGIPLDVINPVDYGMVNGEKVLDTALKLAATKE
- a CDS encoding PTS sugar transporter subunit IIC produces the protein MKFFDFLENKLMPVFAKIATQRHISAIRDGVIVSIPFTVIGGFSLIIANPPFDPNRTTGGFARAWLDFATTYKFNLSMPYYMTMAIMSLFIAMGIGYSLARHYKLNQLNGAVLSAMTFLLMAAQALNVDGVGRVLPATYLDGTGIFTAIIAGILSVEVLRLLKVRNWTIRMPDGVPPAIANSFDSLVPAFVLVILTFPITLVLKSLTGVPFPQMIMNAFKPLVGAVDSPFGVFFSALLAQLLWSVGIHGASTVRAVILPFKQANLAANAAAHMAGEAMPHIFTPMFWSAFMTIGGSGATLALVFFYLKSRSTQLRSTGKLALLPAIFNINEPIIFGTPMVFNPTMFIPFVLAQPICGVIAYYATKLGLVGRIFADVPWTTPAPLGAMIAAADWRAAVLVLFLACVAGAIYYPFYKVYERQLLRQEAQAGAAEAERPAPSVAD
- a CDS encoding PTS lactose/cellobiose transporter subunit IIA, producing the protein MDTVDVETVAMQVILAAGNARSEAYEALRLAKQGDFAAAEQRMANSQRELSVAHKIQTELIQAEAAGRPTPLGLLMVHAQDHLMTAMSEQLLIQEIIDLHRRLQERQ